Below is a genomic region from Jiangella gansuensis DSM 44835.
CTTCGGCGGCGCGGATCGACGCCCAGACGCCGACCAGCTGCGTTGTCGTCGTCGCTCGATGGCTCCGCATCGACCTCCTCCTCCGCCTTGCTGGACCGACACCTGGACGCCGCCCGCATCCACCAAGATCCACGAGACACCCCCTAGGGTCGAGCTGTGACCGACATGACCTATCGCCAGTTGGGCGACTCCGGCCTCACCGTCTCCGCCGTCGGCCTCGGCTGCAACGCGTTCGGCACCCGTATCGACGCCGAGACCACCACCGCCGTCGTCAACCGGGCCGTCGACCTCGGCGTGACCCTGTTCGACACCGCCGACGTGTACGGGCGCGGCGAGAGCGAGACGCTGCTGGGAACCGCGCTCGGCAAGCGGCGCGGCGACGTCGTCGTCGCGACGAAGTTCGGCATGGACATGCGGGGCGCGAACGGTCCGGACTGGGGTGCGCGGGGCTCGCGCCGCTACATCCGCAAGGCGGTCGAGGCCAGCCTGCGCCGGCTCGGCACCGACTGGATCGACCTCTACCAGATCCACCAGCCGGACCCGAAGACGCCGATCGAGGAGACGCTCGCCGCGCTCACCGAACTGGTCGCCGAGGGCAAGATCCGCTACCTCGGGTCGTCGAACTTCGCCGGCTGGCAGGTGGTCGAGGCGGCCTGGGTCGCCCGGTCGGGCGGGCTGCAGCGGTTCGCCGGCGCACAGAACAAGTACTCGCTCTACGACCGGGCCGCGGAGGCCGAGCTGGTGCCGGCGGCGCAGAGCGTCGGCGTCGGCATCCTGCCGTTCTACCCGCTCGAGTACGGGCTGCTCACCGGCAAGTACCGTCGCGGCGAGGCGGCGCCGGAGGGCAGCAGGCTGGCGGACCCGCGGCTGAGGGCGCGGCTGGACCACGCGGACTTCGACCGTATCGAGGCGCTGGAGCGGTTCGCCGCCGACCGGGGCATCGGTCTGTTGGACCTGGCGATCGGCGGCCTGGCCGCCCAGCCCGCGGTGGCGTCCGTGATCGCCGGGGCCACCCGCCCGGACCAGGTCAGCGCGAACGTCCGGGCCGGATCATGGCACCCGAGCGCCGAGGACCTCGCCACCCTCCCATGATCATCGGCGATCCACCCCGCTATGACGTGGCGGATCGCCGATGATCATAGGGATGGCGTCGCTCAGCGCAGCCGGTGCGCCGCCTCCACCAGGGCGGCCAGCGCCGGCTCGACCTCCGCGTACCCACGCGTCTTGAGGCCGCAGTCGGGGTTGACCCAGAGCCGTTCAGCCGGGATCTCCGCCAGCGCGCGGCGCAGTAGTGCCTCGATCTCGTCCGCGTCCGGCACCCGCGGCGAGTGGATGTCGTAGACACCCGGCCCGATGCCGCGGGCGAACCCGGACCCGGCCACGTCCGGCACGATCTCCATCCGCGACCTGGCCGCCTCGATGCTGGTGACGTCCGCGTCCAACCCGTCGATGGCCGCCACGACCTCGCCGAACTCCGAGTAGCACAGGTGCGTGTGGATCTGCGTCGCGTCGGAGACGCCGGCGGTGGCCAGCCGGAAGGCACCGACCGACCAGTCCAGGTAGGCCGCCTGGTCAGCCGAGCGCAACGGCAGCAGCTCCCGCAATGCCGGCTCGTCGACCTGGATGATGCCGATGCCGGCCGCCTCCAGGTCGACGGTCTCGTCGCGGATGGCCAGCGCCACCTGCCGCGCGGTGTCGGCCAGCGGTTGGTCGTCGCGGACGAACGACCAGGCCAGGATGGTGACCGGGCCGGTCAGCATGCCCTTCACCGGCCGGTCGGTGAGCGACTGCGCGTACCGGGCCCAGTCGACGGTGATGGGCGCGGGCCGGGACACGTCGCCGTACAGGATGGGCGGGCGCACACAGCGCGACCCGTACGACTGCACCCAGCCGTTGACCGTGGTGGCGAACCCGGCCAGGTTCTCCGCGAAGTACTGGACCATGTCGTTGCGTTCCGGCTCGCCGTGCACCAGAACGTCGAGGCCGAGCTTCTCCTGCAGCCGGACCGTCCGCTCGATTTCCGCGCGCATCCGTGCGGTGTACTCGTCCTCGCCCAGTCGGCCGGACCGGAACTCCGCGCGGGTGCCGCGCAGCTGGGCCGTCTGCGGGAACGAACCGATGGTGGTGGTCGGTAGCGGCGGCAGGCCGAGCCGTTCGCGCTGGGCGGCGGCGCGCTGGTCGTACGGCCCGCGCCGCGCGTCGTCCGGCTGCAACGTGGCCAGCCGCGACCTGACGCCGTCGTCGACGACCCCGGGCGCCGAGCGCCGGCTGACCCGGGCGGCGGCAGCGTCATCGAAGGCGCCGGCCACGCCCGCCTGCCCGTCCCGCAGCGCGGACGCCAGCGCCACCACCTCGGCCACCTTCTGGTCGGCGAAGGCCAGCCAGGACCGCAGCCGCGGATCCAGTCCGGTCTCGGCGTCCAGGTCATAGGGGACGTGCAACAGCGAGCAGGACGTGCTGACGGCGACCTCGCCGGCGACGCCGCGGACGGCGGCGAGCACGGCCAGCGCCGAGTCAAGGTCGCTGCGCCAGACGTTGCGGCCGTCGACGACACCGGCGACGACGGTCTTTCCGGCGAGCCCGGTGGCGGCCAGGACCTCGTCCGGTGATCCCGCCACCAGATCCACGCCGATCGCTTCCACCGGCGTCGAGGCCAGCACCGGCAGCGCGTCGCCGAGGCGGCCGAAGTAGGAGGCCACGAGGATGCCCGGCCGGTCGGACACCTCGCCGAGGCGCTGGTAGGCGCGGCGCAGCGCGTCGAGCTCGGCGGGCGTGCGGTCGGCGGTGAAGCACGGTTCGTCCAGCTGCACCCAGCCGGCGCCGGCCGCGGCGAGCCGCTCCAGCAGCGACGCGTACACCTCGAGCAGGTCGTCGAGCCGGTCCAGCGGGTGGAATCCGGGTGGTGCGTCGCCGGCCGGTTTGGCCAGCAGGAGCAGGCTGAGCGGGCCGAGCAGCACGGGCCGGGTGCGCACGCCGAGGTCCAGCGCCTCGCGGAACTCGTCGACCGGGGTGGCGCCGGCCAGCCGGAACTCGGTCTCCGGGCCGACCTCCGGCACCAGGTAGTGGTAGTTGGTGTCGAACCACTTGGTCAGTTCCAGGGGCGCGACGCCGGCGGTGCCGCGAGCCATGGCGAAGTAGGTCCCGACGG
It encodes:
- a CDS encoding aldo/keto reductase — its product is MTYRQLGDSGLTVSAVGLGCNAFGTRIDAETTTAVVNRAVDLGVTLFDTADVYGRGESETLLGTALGKRRGDVVVATKFGMDMRGANGPDWGARGSRRYIRKAVEASLRRLGTDWIDLYQIHQPDPKTPIEETLAALTELVAEGKIRYLGSSNFAGWQVVEAAWVARSGGLQRFAGAQNKYSLYDRAAEAELVPAAQSVGVGILPFYPLEYGLLTGKYRRGEAAPEGSRLADPRLRARLDHADFDRIEALERFAADRGIGLLDLAIGGLAAQPAVASVIAGATRPDQVSANVRAGSWHPSAEDLATLP
- the metE gene encoding 5-methyltetrahydropteroyltriglutamate--homocysteine S-methyltransferase, whose protein sequence is MTRTPEPIGSTVLGYPRIGPNREIKRALEDHWAGRLDAAGLATAAAAERARTWRRLAGLGLDSVPSSTFSLYDHVLDAAVLVGAVPPRYAELGLDPVGTYFAMARGTAGVAPLELTKWFDTNYHYLVPEVGPETEFRLAGATPVDEFREALDLGVRTRPVLLGPLSLLLLAKPAGDAPPGFHPLDRLDDLLEVYASLLERLAAAGAGWVQLDEPCFTADRTPAELDALRRAYQRLGEVSDRPGILVASYFGRLGDALPVLASTPVEAIGVDLVAGSPDEVLAATGLAGKTVVAGVVDGRNVWRSDLDSALAVLAAVRGVAGEVAVSTSCSLLHVPYDLDAETGLDPRLRSWLAFADQKVAEVVALASALRDGQAGVAGAFDDAAAARVSRRSAPGVVDDGVRSRLATLQPDDARRGPYDQRAAAQRERLGLPPLPTTTIGSFPQTAQLRGTRAEFRSGRLGEDEYTARMRAEIERTVRLQEKLGLDVLVHGEPERNDMVQYFAENLAGFATTVNGWVQSYGSRCVRPPILYGDVSRPAPITVDWARYAQSLTDRPVKGMLTGPVTILAWSFVRDDQPLADTARQVALAIRDETVDLEAAGIGIIQVDEPALRELLPLRSADQAAYLDWSVGAFRLATAGVSDATQIHTHLCYSEFGEVVAAIDGLDADVTSIEAARSRMEIVPDVAGSGFARGIGPGVYDIHSPRVPDADEIEALLRRALAEIPAERLWVNPDCGLKTRGYAEVEPALAALVEAAHRLR